In Priestia aryabhattai, the sequence GCCTATATCCTATATTACAACCATCTACGAATAAAAGAAAAATTAAAAGGATTGACCCCTGTAGAATACAGAATTCAATCCTCATTAGCTGCCTAAATAACGTGTCTAACTTTTTGGGTTCAGTTCAGAGTAAGGTAGTTTTTTCATTTGCACCTCAGAAAAAGAAAATGTCGAGAGGATAAATCCTCTTTTGTAGTTTGCTCAACATATAGAATGTTATTCATTATTGCAAGTACGCAATGATCTAAAATTGAATATGACATACGTATAAAAAGTAATTTACCTTTATATACGTATGTCATATTCAATTTTAGTTACCATAATGTTCCTTAATGTGAATTATAGGAATTAAAAAGGAACCCATAGAAGTATCTATGGGTTCCTTTAACAATCTTGGTTATTGAGTTAGTTTATAAAAAATTATTTAACATTGTTTTCGTTAGAATTTGGATTATACATCCCGTTTTGAACCATATAATATTCTATCACTTGGTCTAACCATTTTTCCTCTTCTTCCGTATAAGGGGATGCCATCATAATCTGAAAATCTCCTATTTGCTCATCCTCTAATTTTCCAAAAGCATACATAGCTTCCTCACCAACATACTTAAGAGATGCCTGTAAATGTTTATTGGCCAACTCTTGTACTTCTGGATAATGAACTGGTTTTCCCACTAACTTTTTTACTTCTCTCGATAAGTCAATAAATTCTTTATCCAAAGATAAGTTCTCCTCTTCAGATTTAATGTATACCTTATCTGCAATTTCTTTAGAAGTAAAATGTTCAAGCCATGTACGCTGATCTTGCTCATTTTGGATGTTATTAATTAAATTAATTAATATTTCACTGGGGATATTCTCCTGACTATCTAGCAAGGAAATCGTTCGACTAATAGCTTTAAGAACTTTATCTAAATGCTGTTTTTTCTCCTCAAATGCCTTTTGCTGTTGGAGTAAAGTGTTTTGTAAACTTAAGTTAAGACTGGTATCCATTAGCATTAGTCCTATTTCTTCTAAGTTATAACCTAGGAATTTTAATGCTACGATCTTTTGAAGCTTTACTATATGATCCTCCCCATATAGACGATGACGAGAATTGGGATCTTTTTGAGCTTTGAGTAGCCCTATTTCGTCATAATAATGCAATGTCCTTATTGAAACACCCGTTTTCTTAGAAAATTTACCAATTGTGAAATTTAACTCTTTATCCAACTTACGTATCCTCCTTACAATCTAGTATTAATCTGATTAATTTCATCATAATACCTCACGTAACTGGAGGTTCAAGTAGTAACTTTAAAAATTTGCACTTTATATACTCCATACGTTTTTAGTTACCATAATCACCGTTATAGGAATCAAAAGGCCCTTGGTATATTTCAACCAAGGGCCTTTTATATAACTTACGTTTATTTTTTTAAGTTCGGTTCTGATCCATCATATAGTTCTTCGATGCTAGTAACGTTCTCTTTGTTAAAAGAAACCCTCCAAATAAATGCTATACGATCGATATCTACTTTCCCATTTTCAAAATAGGCAATCATAATACGTGTATTTTCTTTGTCGGCAGCAGGCAAACCTTGAAAACGCACAATTCTTGTTTTTTCAGTTACTTATGGAATCGTAACACCTTTTGCAACATAACGCTCAGCGCCTTTAGCACCTTTCGTCATGTAACTTTTATAAAAATTAGATAAAGCAGGATTTGTGTCAGAATAAGCATATGTGTTATGAGCTATTGGTAGAAACAGTCCCATAATCAAAGTGATACATAATAATTGTTTCATTTT encodes:
- a CDS encoding IS3 family transposase, whose protein sequence is AYILYYNHLRIKEKLKGLTPVEYRIQSSLAA
- a CDS encoding MerR family transcriptional regulator — encoded protein: MDKELNFTIGKFSKKTGVSIRTLHYYDEIGLLKAQKDPNSRHRLYGEDHIVKLQKIVALKFLGYNLEEIGLMLMDTSLNLSLQNTLLQQQKAFEEKKQHLDKVLKAISRTISLLDSQENIPSEILINLINNIQNEQDQRTWLEHFTSKEIADKVYIKSEEENLSLDKEFIDLSREVKKLVGKPVHYPEVQELANKHLQASLKYVGEEAMYAFGKLEDEQIGDFQIMMASPYTEEEEKWLDQVIEYYMVQNGMYNPNSNENNVK